The Candidatus Saccharibacteria bacterium oral taxon 955 DNA segment ATCGTACGATCGCCTCTGATTGACGTAGTCGCGCTGGAGTGTCGCGTTTATCGCCAGGGCGTGAACAGCCGTGCACATTTGTTATCGCGACTAGCTGACCAGATTCTAGCGAAGTAACACACACAAGCCCGAGACCAGTTTCCTGATCGGCGCCGAGTATAGTACGCGACTCCATGACAGGTAGTCGTTTAGAGATGTAAGTAGCGTTGCTCACGACATGCTCGCCAGGTTTTTCGGCGTAAAATAAATTGAAACTATCTTTTAGAATGCGCTTAATGTCACGACATATTTTTTCGTCGATCTCTTGAAAACACAGAACGTCGTTTCGTTGAGACTCTTGTTCGATAAATTCTAGTAGTGGATCATGAAAGTTTCCATGCCAGATATTAAGTGACATTATTCGAAGTGATGAGCTTTTGTTTTTTTCTATGACTATTCTCCCCGTAGATTTAGCTATTAATATATTTTATATAGCAGCATTACAGAAAATACAAACTTCGCTTAAATTTATGGTTTATCCCTAGCGTTAGCATATATTCTGGCAAGCAAAAAACACCCGAGGCTTTATCCGGGTGCTTTTTGTGAGGCGAAGCGTCTTTTAGTACACCTTGAGGAGAATCTCTCCTCCAAGTTTGTTCTTGACTGCTTCTTGACCAGTCATAACACCCTTTGAGGTGCTGACGAGAACCAGTCCGCGGCCTTGCTTGACTTTTGGAATGTCGACTGCCGAGGTGTATACACGACGACCTGGCTTTGAAACACGAGCAATCTCTGTGATTGGACAGCTCTCGCCCTCTTTTGCCAGTGTCACAACGAGCGTACCTCGCGGTTTGCCGTCCTCTACTTTGACGTCTGCCAGGTAGTTGTTTTTGACGAGCTGTTCAGCGACAACTTTCTTTAGTTTTGAAGTAGGAACGCGAATTTCGGTTTTGCCAACCATTGCGGCGTTACGGATGCGGGTCAGGAGGTCCGCGATTGGGTCAGTAGATTGTAAACTCATATCTTTTTCTCCTTTCCTTTACCAGCTACTCTTTGTTACGCCAGGAATTTCACCCTTAGCGGCTTTTTCACGGAAGTTAATGCGACTGAGGCCAAACTTGCGCATGTAGCCACGAGGACGACCGCTGATCATATCGCGGTTTTTCCAGCGAGTTGGGCTACTGTTCTTTGGAAGCGCCTGAAGACCATCTAGGTCGCCTTCTTCTTTAAGTTTTGCGCGCAATGCGGCGTATTTTTGGATCATCTTTTGGCGCTTAAGGTCGCGAGCAATCATAGATTTCTTCGCCATTATTTTGCCTCCTTTTCAAATGGTAGACCGAATTTCTCGAGTAAGGCGCGTGAAGCGACCTTGCTACCATTCTTGATAGCAAACGTGACTTGCATACCGTGCACAAGTTGCGTTTCCTCAAATGTCAACTCTGGGAATATACTTTGATCGGTTAGACCTAGGTTGTAGTTGCCACCTTTGTCAAACTTTGCGCCTACGCCATGGAAGTCACGGACGCGCGGTAGAGCAACGTTTACTAGACGATCAAGGAATTCGTACATACGAGCGCCACGTAGGGTAACGTTCATACCAACCGGTGCGCCCATACCGGCACGAATCTTAAAGCCTGCAATAGACTTCTTTGCAAGACGCTCGATGGGCGCCTGGCCAGTGACACGTGCGAGGGTGTTTCTGACGACTTCAAGCATACGCTTGTCATCTTTGTTCTTACCAGTTCCTACGCTCACGACGATTTTTTCTAGAACAGGAACTTGGTTCACGTTCTTGAGGTCGAGTTCGGCCTGAAGTTCCTTGGCATAAACATCTTTGTACAAGGCTTTCAGACGAGGAGCGGTAGAAACAGCGGCTTTTTTCTTAGCTTCTGCCATTACTTAATCTCCTTATTCTTTTGCTGGCGTGCGACACGAGCCTTGACGCCATCTGCTACTTTGTATCCAACACGGCTAGTTTTGCTTGTCTTTTCGTCAACAACTAGCGCGAGCTTATGAAGGCTGATGCCTACGTGGATGTCCTTTTTACCACCTCGAGGGTTGATCTGACTTGGTTTAACGTGTCGATGACCAAGACCGACGCCTTCGACCAGCGCCATATTCTTTGCTGGTAAAACAGATAGAACCTTGCCGGTTGTACCTTTGTTTTTCCCTGCAATTACCTTGACTAGATCGTCTTTACGAATA contains these protein-coding regions:
- the rpsH gene encoding 30S ribosomal protein S8, with protein sequence MSLQSTDPIADLLTRIRNAAMVGKTEIRVPTSKLKKVVAEQLVKNNYLADVKVEDGKPRGTLVVTLAKEGESCPITEIARVSKPGRRVYTSAVDIPKVKQGRGLVLVSTSKGVMTGQEAVKNKLGGEILLKVY
- the rplE gene encoding 50S ribosomal protein L5 yields the protein MAEAKKKAAVSTAPRLKALYKDVYAKELQAELDLKNVNQVPVLEKIVVSVGTGKNKDDKRMLEVVRNTLARVTGQAPIERLAKKSIAGFKIRAGMGAPVGMNVTLRGARMYEFLDRLVNVALPRVRDFHGVGAKFDKGGNYNLGLTDQSIFPELTFEETQLVHGMQVTFAIKNGSKVASRALLEKFGLPFEKEAK
- the rplX gene encoding 50S ribosomal protein L24 → MAQRIRKDDLVKVIAGKNKGTTGKVLSVLPAKNMALVEGVGLGHRHVKPSQINPRGGKKDIHVGISLHKLALVVDEKTSKTSRVGYKVADGVKARVARQQKNKEIK
- the rpsN gene encoding 30S ribosomal protein S14, producing the protein MAKKSMIARDLKRQKMIQKYAALRAKLKEEGDLDGLQALPKNSSPTRWKNRDMISGRPRGYMRKFGLSRINFREKAAKGEIPGVTKSSW